In Aliamphritea ceti, a single window of DNA contains:
- a CDS encoding TRAP transporter small permease yields the protein MNRFVSLLLTGLICLVAAGQFVQVITRYVLEIPVMGLEESLLYPTLWLYVLGAVNASRENTHIRANVLEIFLKTPRQFTILAILGEVISLTVGCWLTYWAWDFTKYSLRVWKESPTLYIPTFYVDIALLSGLVLMMLYTLMHLVKHIRSLSDADSGDSSVQESQQ from the coding sequence ATGAATCGATTCGTCAGCTTGCTTCTGACCGGGTTGATATGTCTGGTAGCCGCCGGGCAATTTGTCCAGGTTATTACCCGTTACGTACTGGAAATTCCGGTAATGGGGCTCGAAGAAAGCCTGCTTTATCCTACTTTGTGGCTGTATGTACTGGGGGCGGTTAATGCTTCCCGGGAAAATACCCATATCCGCGCTAACGTGCTGGAAATCTTTCTCAAAACGCCTCGTCAGTTCACCATCCTGGCCATTCTGGGTGAAGTGATCAGCCTGACGGTTGGCTGCTGGCTGACTTATTGGGCCTGGGATTTCACTAAGTATTCCCTGCGGGTCTGGAAAGAAAGTCCAACGCTTTATATCCCTACCTTTTATGTCGATATCGCACTGCTCTCCGGCCTGGTGCTGATGATGCTCTATACCCTGATGCATCTGGTGAAGCATATCCGCAGCCTGAGTGATGCCGACTCAGGTGACAGTTCAGTTCAGGAGTCTCAGCAATGA
- a CDS encoding (2Fe-2S)-binding protein produces the protein MFRYLADDAPNKSQQQVCIIINDRKVTVPVNTSVWSAMAASGEATTRLSSVSQQPRSAYCAMGACFECLVEIDGLPNQQACMTRVYPGMEVRSQTITEASQAVPLAAGLGYELNADQEADHD, from the coding sequence ATGTTTCGTTATCTTGCAGATGACGCACCGAATAAAAGCCAACAACAGGTGTGCATCATAATTAATGACCGCAAAGTGACTGTACCGGTGAATACCTCCGTGTGGTCGGCTATGGCTGCCAGTGGTGAAGCCACCACCCGGTTGTCATCTGTCTCACAACAGCCCCGTTCAGCCTATTGTGCGATGGGTGCCTGTTTTGAATGCCTGGTGGAAATAGATGGCTTGCCTAATCAGCAGGCTTGTATGACACGGGTTTATCCTGGAATGGAAGTACGTAGCCAGACAATAACTGAAGCCAGTCAGGCGGTTCCTTTGGCAGCTGGTTTGGGTTATGAGCTAAATGCTGATCAGGAGGCTGATCATGACTGA
- a CDS encoding NAD(P)/FAD-dependent oxidoreductase, with protein MTDSYDIAVIGAGPAGMSAAITASNAGARVVVLDDKPQAGGQIYRHVTDSPLADTALLGTDYTKGADLVAEFNACRAEKITAANVWHVDESGEVLFSQAGASASLTAREVVVSVGAMERPFPIPGWHLPGVMTAGSAQVMLKSDGLVREDAVFVGSGPLLYLIVAQYLRLGVKVKALVDTTPKQNYLAASHLLPGAFGHLSVLTKGLGLLNEIRQAGVPVYKYAEDLNIRGALKAEALSFTSKGVQHELTAEHIFLHQGVIPNLNMTRAIGVEHSWNQQQLSWQPQTNDWGQTSVQHIAVAGDGRGIIGADAAQLSGQLVAWQQLARLGLISAADAANHSQPLQQKLKSYQGLRRFIDRLYQPMDALRKPFRPETMVCRCEEQTQGQLRAAFDQGARLPDELKGLTRCGMGPCQGRQCGHIVSELLAEWQGCEVEEVGYYRLRSPMRLINLTELARFQPHHQTARTEVKL; from the coding sequence ATGACTGATAGCTACGATATCGCTGTTATTGGTGCGGGTCCTGCTGGCATGTCTGCAGCAATAACGGCTAGTAATGCCGGTGCCAGGGTAGTTGTGCTGGATGATAAGCCTCAGGCTGGCGGGCAGATCTATCGTCATGTGACTGACAGCCCGTTGGCAGATACTGCATTACTGGGAACAGACTACACCAAAGGTGCAGATCTGGTGGCAGAATTTAATGCCTGTCGAGCAGAAAAAATTACTGCAGCGAATGTATGGCATGTAGACGAAAGCGGTGAAGTTTTATTTTCACAGGCAGGTGCATCTGCCAGCCTGACCGCCCGGGAAGTAGTGGTGAGTGTCGGAGCAATGGAGCGACCTTTTCCCATTCCTGGTTGGCACTTGCCAGGGGTTATGACTGCTGGCAGTGCACAGGTCATGCTGAAGTCTGATGGTTTAGTACGTGAAGATGCTGTGTTTGTTGGTAGTGGGCCTTTGTTATATCTGATTGTTGCTCAGTACTTACGTTTAGGCGTTAAGGTCAAAGCGCTGGTAGACACGACACCAAAGCAAAACTATCTGGCGGCATCTCATCTGCTACCCGGTGCGTTTGGGCACCTGAGTGTTTTGACAAAAGGATTAGGCTTACTGAATGAAATCCGTCAGGCCGGAGTGCCTGTGTATAAGTATGCTGAAGATCTTAATATTCGCGGAGCACTTAAGGCGGAAGCATTGAGCTTCACCTCGAAAGGTGTACAGCATGAGCTTACAGCGGAGCATATTTTTCTGCACCAGGGTGTTATCCCTAACCTGAATATGACCCGGGCAATTGGCGTAGAGCATAGCTGGAATCAGCAACAGCTCAGCTGGCAACCGCAGACTAATGACTGGGGACAAACGTCAGTTCAGCATATTGCTGTTGCCGGAGATGGGAGAGGCATTATCGGTGCAGATGCCGCCCAGCTCTCCGGGCAGTTAGTCGCCTGGCAACAGCTGGCGCGATTGGGACTGATCTCAGCGGCAGACGCGGCGAATCATAGCCAGCCATTACAGCAGAAGTTGAAAAGCTATCAGGGGTTACGGCGTTTTATAGATCGCCTGTATCAACCGATGGATGCACTGCGTAAGCCTTTCCGTCCCGAAACTATGGTATGCCGGTGTGAAGAACAGACGCAGGGGCAACTCAGAGCCGCGTTTGATCAGGGGGCACGGCTTCCCGATGAGCTTAAAGGTTTGACCCGTTGTGGTATGGGGCCCTGCCAGGGGCGTCAGTGTGGCCATATAGTCAGTGAGCTGCTGGCTGAATGGCAGGGGTGTGAGGTTGAAGAGGTTGGCTATTACCGGTTGCGGTCACCTATGCGTTTGATCAATCTTACAGAGCTGGCACGTTTTCAACCGCATCATCAAACTGCCCGTACCGAGGTGAAGTTATGA
- the dctP gene encoding TRAP transporter substrate-binding protein DctP, translating into MKLNTLTKYVSAAVLAGSLGLTAVAEAATLKISHIRPQGAIIDNELKDFAAKVDTATEGDVKVKIFAASALGDYTTVQERISVGAIDMAVQPAATAAERKMQISAFPYVAENWTQAKEIYGPGGAIHSAMKALYAKQDITMLAAYPVYFGGVALNRDAVSPGDPSVDKGIKVRVPGIKSFQLTSDALGYISSPIPFSEAFTAVQTGVVDGVVGSGAEGYYASFRDVTKTYVPVNTHFEVWYMIINSESLADLDTEDRAALEQQALAFETKRWENAEADQAAYEQKLADNGATIVDLSNEELAAAAAKVRAEVWPQILEDVGAEWGQNVLDQIAK; encoded by the coding sequence ATGAAACTGAATACTCTGACTAAGTATGTCAGCGCTGCGGTGCTGGCCGGATCTCTGGGCTTAACAGCGGTTGCTGAGGCTGCAACGCTGAAAATCAGCCACATCCGTCCACAGGGCGCGATCATTGATAACGAACTGAAAGATTTTGCTGCAAAAGTAGATACAGCGACTGAAGGTGATGTGAAGGTAAAGATCTTCGCGGCCAGCGCACTGGGTGATTACACCACTGTTCAGGAGCGTATCTCAGTAGGCGCAATCGACATGGCAGTGCAGCCAGCAGCGACTGCTGCTGAGCGTAAGATGCAGATCAGTGCGTTTCCATATGTGGCCGAAAACTGGACACAGGCAAAAGAAATTTATGGCCCGGGCGGCGCGATTCATTCAGCAATGAAAGCGCTGTATGCCAAACAGGACATCACTATGCTGGCGGCGTATCCGGTGTATTTCGGTGGCGTAGCACTGAACCGTGATGCGGTTTCACCAGGTGATCCGAGCGTAGATAAAGGTATTAAAGTACGTGTACCAGGTATCAAAAGCTTCCAGCTGACATCTGATGCACTGGGCTACATTAGCTCTCCAATCCCATTCTCTGAAGCATTTACTGCTGTACAGACTGGCGTAGTTGACGGAGTTGTTGGCTCCGGCGCTGAAGGCTACTACGCATCTTTTCGTGATGTGACTAAGACCTACGTGCCAGTGAATACTCACTTCGAAGTCTGGTACATGATCATTAATTCTGAATCACTGGCTGATCTGGATACAGAAGATCGTGCAGCGTTAGAGCAGCAGGCGTTGGCATTTGAAACTAAGCGTTGGGAAAACGCTGAAGCGGATCAGGCGGCTTATGAGCAGAAGCTGGCAGATAACGGCGCGACTATTGTGGACCTGAGCAATGAAGAACTGGCTGCAGCAGCAGCGAAAGTACGTGCTGAAGTATGGCCGCAGATTCTGGAAGACGTAGGTGCCGAATGGGGCCAGAACGTTCTGGACCAGATCGCTAAGTAA
- a CDS encoding LysR substrate-binding domain-containing protein, which produces MMNLSIRQLQAFREVMRTGSISEAARVLNRTQPAVSSMIASLEEELGIQLFERQRGRLVRQPEAIYFFEETEAILERLQQSARTMKEIASLKEGRLRIACMPASSQFIMPRLVADFIRDKPKVKVSMMMRASAVIEEWIASQQYDIGLAETPPPNAALAVETFELPCVCAMPKDDLLARKEYIQPQDLADQPLAVLQEDHPNLIATQRAFKAAKAGFNPRFELRNFQPALTLVEEGLCYTICDPMTASSYFDYREVDSKLVFKPFLPVVPLSVSILQPAHRPASQLAAAFIAILRENMQRIAQQFQS; this is translated from the coding sequence ATGATGAACCTCAGCATTCGCCAACTTCAGGCCTTTCGTGAAGTCATGCGCACAGGCTCTATTTCAGAAGCCGCCAGAGTGCTGAATCGCACTCAGCCAGCAGTCAGCTCAATGATTGCCAGCCTGGAGGAAGAACTGGGGATTCAGTTATTTGAGCGCCAGCGAGGCCGGCTGGTTCGCCAACCAGAAGCGATCTACTTCTTCGAAGAAACCGAAGCCATTCTGGAACGGCTGCAGCAGTCTGCCCGCACCATGAAAGAAATAGCATCCCTGAAAGAAGGCCGGTTGCGCATTGCCTGTATGCCGGCGTCGTCACAGTTCATCATGCCCAGATTAGTGGCTGACTTTATTCGTGATAAACCTAAGGTAAAAGTGTCTATGATGATGCGGGCGTCAGCCGTCATTGAAGAATGGATTGCCTCCCAGCAGTACGATATTGGTCTGGCAGAAACTCCGCCACCTAACGCTGCATTGGCAGTCGAAACCTTTGAACTCCCCTGTGTCTGCGCCATGCCCAAGGATGACCTACTGGCCAGAAAGGAATATATTCAGCCTCAGGATCTGGCCGACCAGCCACTGGCCGTACTACAGGAAGACCACCCCAACCTAATCGCTACTCAGCGAGCATTTAAAGCCGCTAAAGCAGGGTTTAACCCCCGTTTTGAACTGCGTAATTTTCAGCCAGCCCTGACGCTGGTTGAAGAAGGTCTGTGTTACACCATCTGTGACCCAATGACCGCCAGCAGCTACTTCGACTACCGGGAAGTGGACTCAAAACTGGTATTCAAACCCTTCCTGCCAGTCGTGCCGCTGTCGGTTTCCATCCTGCAACCGGCGCACCGTCCGGCATCACAGCTGGCGGCCGCTTTTATTGCAATATTGCGTGAAAATATGCAACGCATAGCCCAACAGTTTCAGAGCTAA
- a CDS encoding TRAP transporter large permease, translating into MIEVALIAVALLVILLTLGVPLPYCFGGGLMVMYFLGDVVMKGNMLWGFQQLGNPVLLAIPLFVLAGTIMSVSGIAASLLRFVNIFVGHLRGGLGVVATISCALIGAISGSGLTGVAAIGPLLIPEMEKQGYPREYATALIANASLLGLLIPPSVTMIVYGWVTDTSILACFLATLGPGLLIMTNFSVVNVWLARKFPLVLEERPKGKEFVAEATSRGFKATPALLMPVIILGGIYGGIMTPTEAAALAVIYAIPVGFWIYRGLTIKTFLAACKEASTSVGAIMLMILFSMILSQMFVLESIPQALVESIFAITEDKTILLILINILLFLVGMVVNDVTAIILIAPLLLPLMTAIGISPIQFAAIMGVNTAMGGVTPPYASILYLGARVGKVKVTKVIRPAMILILTGYLPVVFLTSFWGDLSLFLPRFFGY; encoded by the coding sequence ATGATTGAAGTCGCGTTAATCGCAGTAGCCTTACTGGTCATTCTGCTTACGTTAGGTGTGCCGCTGCCGTACTGCTTTGGTGGTGGTTTGATGGTGATGTATTTCCTTGGCGATGTAGTAATGAAGGGCAACATGCTTTGGGGCTTTCAGCAACTAGGTAATCCGGTATTGCTGGCTATACCACTGTTTGTACTGGCCGGCACGATTATGAGTGTCAGTGGGATTGCCGCGAGTCTGCTGCGCTTTGTAAATATCTTTGTTGGTCATTTACGGGGTGGTCTTGGTGTGGTTGCAACCATCAGCTGTGCGCTGATCGGGGCTATTTCTGGCTCAGGTTTAACAGGTGTCGCTGCGATTGGTCCGCTGCTGATACCGGAAATGGAAAAGCAGGGTTACCCCCGTGAATACGCCACTGCGTTGATTGCCAATGCATCTCTGCTGGGGTTGTTGATTCCACCAAGTGTCACCATGATCGTTTATGGCTGGGTGACAGATACGTCTATTCTGGCCTGCTTCTTAGCGACGCTTGGCCCGGGGCTGCTGATCATGACGAACTTTTCGGTCGTGAACGTATGGTTGGCGCGTAAATTCCCACTGGTGTTGGAAGAACGCCCGAAAGGAAAGGAATTCGTAGCGGAAGCGACTAGCCGTGGTTTTAAAGCTACGCCTGCGTTGCTGATGCCTGTGATTATTCTGGGCGGTATTTATGGCGGCATCATGACGCCGACAGAAGCTGCAGCTCTGGCGGTTATTTACGCTATACCTGTTGGTTTCTGGATTTATCGCGGCCTGACTATCAAGACTTTCCTGGCAGCCTGTAAAGAAGCATCGACTTCTGTCGGCGCCATTATGCTGATGATCCTGTTCAGTATGATTCTGTCGCAGATGTTTGTACTGGAAAGTATTCCTCAGGCATTGGTTGAGTCTATTTTTGCGATCACCGAAGACAAAACCATATTGCTGATTCTGATAAATATTCTGCTCTTCCTGGTAGGCATGGTGGTGAACGACGTGACGGCGATCATTCTGATTGCGCCGTTGCTGTTGCCGCTGATGACTGCGATTGGAATTAGTCCGATTCAGTTTGCCGCCATTATGGGTGTGAATACCGCGATGGGTGGTGTAACGCCGCCATATGCATCGATTCTGTATCTGGGTGCCCGGGTAGGCAAGGTTAAGGTAACAAAGGTAATTCGTCCGGCGATGATCCTGATCCTGACCGGTTACTTGCCAGTGGTTTTCCTAACATCTTTCTGGGGCGATCTGTCGCTCTTCCTGCCACGTTTCTTTGGCTATTAA